Part of the Aggregatilinea lenta genome, ATCGATCCCACGCTCGAATAAGGCTACAATCGGGCGATTGTACCCGCAGTACACCCGTCCGAAAGGCGAGCCTTGAACGACCAACCCTCCGTGATCATCTACACCGACGGCGGCAGCCGCCCGAATCCCGGTCCCGGCGGCTGGGGCGCGCTGCTCATCGCCGCCAATGGCACGCAAAAAGAACTCAGCGGCGCCGAGCCAGACACGACCAACAATCGCATGGAACTGACCGCCGCGATCGAAGCCCTGCGCGCGCTCAAGCAGCCGTGCACCGTCGAGCTGCACACCGATTCCGAGTACCTCAAGCGCGGCATCACCGAGTGGCTGCCCGGCTGGGTCGCGCAGAACTGGCGCACAGCGGGCAAGAAGCCCGTGCAGAACCAGGAACTGTGGCAGGCCCTGCACGTCGAAACGCAGCGGCACGACATCCATTGGCAGTGGGTCAAGGGCCACGCCGGGAACGCCTATAACGAGCGCGTGGACCGGCTGGCGACCGCCGCCCGCGAAAAGCTGGTGCGGGCATCCGGCGGGCAGGCTGCGCTGGCTCCGGTCCAGGTCGAGATCGCGCTGCGCGTCTCCGTGCCCAAGTCCGGCGGGCGCGGCGGCTACGCGATCCGCGTTAGCCGAACCGCCGAGGACGCCGAGCCGCATGTGCTGACCGGCAGCGAAGACGCGACCAACAGCTACCGCCTGGAACTCGTCGCCGCGCTGGAGGCGCTGCGCAACACCGAGCCGGGCGACGTCGTGCGCGTCTTCTGCCGCAGCGACACGCTGTTCCGGGGCATGACGCAGTGGGTGCACGGCTGGCAGCGCGGCGGCTGGCAGACCAAGGAAGGCAAGCCTGTCAAGCACCAGGATTTGTGGCAGGCGCTCGTCGCCGAGACGCAGCAGCGCACGGTCGAGTGGGTGCGCGAGGACGACGCGCCCGCCGTCGCGGAGGGGCTGGACCAGCTCGCCGCAGACACCGCCCGGAAATGACAGAGAACACTCCGGCAGGTAGCGCGGGTACGGTATAATCAGGGTTCGGCGGCTGAGCGCAGCAGGAGCCGGATCGCCCGGCGGGCCGCCAGAAGGAAAGCGTATGTCACAGGTGTCATCCGCCATATCCACTGCTCCAACCACCGCCGAAAGCGTGCGGCGCGTGCTGTGGATCGTGCTCGTGCTCAATGTCGTCGTCGCGGGGGCCAAGCTGGCGACCGGCCTGCTGACCGGCGCGGTGGCGATGATCGCGGACGGCTTCCACTCATCAATGGATGCCTCGTCGAACATCGTCGGGCTGGTCGGCACCAAGCTGGCCGCGCAGCCGCCCGATGAAGATCACCCCTACGGCCACCGCCGTTTCGAGACACTCGCCACGCTCGCCATCGGCGGGCTGCTGCTGGTCGCCGCGTGGGAGATCCTGCAAACCATGCTCGACCGCCTGCTGAACGGCGGCCAGCCCGACGTCACCGCGGCCAGCTTCGTGATTATGTTCGGCACGATGATCGTCAACCTGGGCGTGACGATCTACGAGCGGCGGCGAGGCCACGCGCTGCACTCGGACATCCTGCTGGCGGACGCGGCGCACACCTCCAGCGACTTTTTCGTCTCCCTCTCGGTGATCGCCAGCCTCGCGCTGTCGTCGTTCGGCTTCGCCTGGTCGGACATCGCCATCGCGCTGCTGATCGTGCTGGTCATCGGGCGCGCGGGCGTGGGCATCATCCGCCAGACGAGCAACATCCTGGCGGACCAGCAGACGCTCGACCCGCACGATGTGCAGCGGGCTATTCAGGACGTGCCGGGCCTGGACGAAATCGTGCGCGTGCGCAGCCGCGGCCCCGCCGACGCGATCCACGTGGACATAGACGCGCGCATTCAGCCCGCCGTCACCACCGATCACGCCTACGCCATCGCGCGTACCGTGCGCGAGCGCCTCACCGCCGCCTACCCGCAGGTCGAGGAGGTCCAGGTCAATTTCGTGCCGCAAAAACCGGCCACACTCGACTACGGGCTGGAAACGCGCGCCGTCGCCGACGGCCTGGGCCTGCGCGTGCACGAGGTGATCCCGGTTCCCGCGCAGGACGGCGTCGTGCTCGAAATGCACGTCGAGGTCCGCCCCGGCCTGACCCTGGGCGAAGCACACCGGCAGGCCAGCGAATTGGAGCGGCGGCTGGCCAAGCGCATCCCCAGCATACGCGGCGTGATCACGCACATCGAGCCAAGCAGTGACCAGGGCGCGCCGATCAGCCAGTCGCACACGGCGCTGGAGCTTCGCGACCGCGCGCTGGACATCGCGCAAACGCTGTACCCGGACGCCGAGTGGTGCGACGCCTCGATCCGGCTGGCGCTGGGCGGCTACGCGCTCACGCTGTGCTGCCGCCTGCCCGGCTCGATGAGCGTCGAAGAGGCGCACGGTATCGCGGAGCACGTCGAGGCGGTGCTGCGCACCGAGCTACCGCTGGTCCAGCGTATCACGATCCACACCGAGCCGGTCGAAGACATCGCCCCGGTTGCGGACGGCCATTCCTGACCCGATCGTCCTCGTCACGGCGCGTTGACGGAGCCAGTCGCCAACCGCTATAATGTCCGTGCGACGCTCGGCGAGCGTCGCGTTTTGTGTGCACGCTGCGCCCGATCAGGAGATGCCGCACGTGGCCCCTTCTCAAACTCACCACCAGTATCCCTACGACCTGTCCGTTGTGCTGCCGGTTTACAACGAGGTCGATAATATTCATCTGGTCCACGACGAGCTGGCCGACGTTCTCGGCAGTCTGGACCTGCGTTACGAGATCATTTATGTGGACGACGGCAGTCGCGACGGCACGACGGCCCGCATCGTCGAGCTGTGCGAGGCCCACCCGGACGTGGTGCGCGGCGTGCTGCTGCGGCGCAACTTCGGGCAGACTGCCGCGATCCAGGCGGGCATCGACCACGC contains:
- a CDS encoding RNase H family protein — encoded protein: MPKSGGRGGYAIRVSRTAEDAEPHVLTGSEDATNSYRLELVAALEALRNTEPGDVVRVFCRSDTLFRGMTQWVHGWQRGGWQTKEGKPVKHQDLWQALVAETQQRTVEWVREDDAPAVAEGLDQLAADTARK
- a CDS encoding cation diffusion facilitator family transporter, with the translated sequence MSQVSSAISTAPTTAESVRRVLWIVLVLNVVVAGAKLATGLLTGAVAMIADGFHSSMDASSNIVGLVGTKLAAQPPDEDHPYGHRRFETLATLAIGGLLLVAAWEILQTMLDRLLNGGQPDVTAASFVIMFGTMIVNLGVTIYERRRGHALHSDILLADAAHTSSDFFVSLSVIASLALSSFGFAWSDIAIALLIVLVIGRAGVGIIRQTSNILADQQTLDPHDVQRAIQDVPGLDEIVRVRSRGPADAIHVDIDARIQPAVTTDHAYAIARTVRERLTAAYPQVEEVQVNFVPQKPATLDYGLETRAVADGLGLRVHEVIPVPAQDGVVLEMHVEVRPGLTLGEAHRQASELERRLAKRIPSIRGVITHIEPSSDQGAPISQSHTALELRDRALDIAQTLYPDAEWCDASIRLALGGYALTLCCRLPGSMSVEEAHGIAEHVEAVLRTELPLVQRITIHTEPVEDIAPVADGHS